The following are encoded together in the uncultured Sphaerochaeta sp. genome:
- a CDS encoding DUF5107 domain-containing protein: MHARIWEEIVTIPTYTVGEPNANPMFFENRVYQGSSGKVYPYPIIETVGDTKTDQPYTAIFLENDYLKVMVLPGLGGRIHRILNKTTGEDAVYYNEVIKPALVGLLGPWISGGIEFNWPQHHRPTTFMPVDYQTKEDTSKHSVSIQLHDTDRMYGTKSTATITLYEDKAYVEISGQLYNPTQFPQTFLWWANPAIAVNDHTQSIFPPDVHAVMDHGKRDVSTFPIATGIYYKHDYREGIDISRYKNIPVPTSYMAYHSDYDFVGSYDHQRQAGILHVADHHISPGKKQWTWGCGDFGKAWDRNLTDENGPYVELMTGVFTDNQPDFTFLEPGEEKTFTQYFLPYKQAPRVINATKDVVLSLEGHTNLSLYASSAVSIQLLVTSSSEEVLLDEQIILKTAECFQTTLPEAAHTISLYTNDGERLLSSSIQTREQAPDIPEPAKTIPAPEYIETVEELYLAAVHLEQYRHATFRSEPYYQEALKRDPMDYRSNTGYGELLLKRGLFEKSEKLFRTAIERATKHSPNPIDSKAYTLLGLSLFHQARYEESYDAFYKAIWDGKQQEQGFLYLGILELRKKHYSEAVTFLEKSLIRNSHNLKTRDYLAFAELQQGNRERAEELIRETLEIDPFDALAHDLLADEETDTKDTTSIHDVCSLGSYRFLTLAGLYAEIGMYEKAFALLPREEVTNPMMLYSKAHYSTDPKETESLLTQAEALQDSTYFPNTLDDLKILTALASTHKNLWKVHYLLGTYWYDKREHERAKESWEQANKSNTEHAKTLRCLSLVYFNQERDQERARLALERAFSLDSEDDRLLFELDQLYKKCGKEPKERKAFLEQHLDLVFRRDDLMIEYITLLNLTKNYKKARELELSYSFHPWEGGEGKIATQYVITQVELAKQQSDPEKAKGLLNQALTYPENLHEGKLEGNKDNEVHYLLGCLYEQEKNHELAEHHWNLATRGLLTASGAMYYYDQSPHQILYKGLALRKLGREQEATSSFDELLRYGKEHMDDEVSIDYFAVSLPDLQVFTEDLSKRNRIHCLFLIGLGNLGKNNNKEAEVAFNKVLEMDPGHSEGRRMV, from the coding sequence ATGCACGCAAGAATCTGGGAAGAAATAGTAACAATACCCACCTACACGGTCGGAGAGCCCAATGCAAACCCTATGTTCTTTGAGAACAGGGTCTATCAGGGCAGCAGTGGGAAAGTCTACCCCTACCCGATTATTGAAACAGTCGGAGATACCAAGACTGACCAACCGTATACTGCTATATTCCTAGAAAACGACTATCTGAAAGTTATGGTGTTGCCGGGTCTTGGAGGACGGATTCACCGAATTCTGAACAAGACAACCGGAGAGGATGCTGTTTACTACAATGAGGTAATTAAACCTGCCTTGGTAGGTCTCTTGGGGCCTTGGATCAGCGGCGGCATCGAATTCAACTGGCCCCAACATCACCGTCCAACCACCTTCATGCCAGTTGATTACCAGACTAAGGAAGATACTTCCAAGCACTCAGTCAGTATCCAACTACATGACACTGACAGGATGTATGGCACAAAATCCACGGCCACCATCACCCTCTATGAGGACAAGGCCTATGTAGAGATCTCCGGTCAGTTGTACAACCCCACCCAGTTCCCCCAGACCTTCCTCTGGTGGGCGAACCCAGCCATTGCAGTGAATGACCACACCCAGTCCATCTTCCCTCCTGATGTACATGCTGTCATGGATCATGGCAAACGAGATGTATCGACTTTCCCGATAGCCACAGGCATCTACTACAAGCATGATTATCGTGAAGGAATTGATATCTCTCGCTATAAGAACATACCGGTTCCCACTTCCTATATGGCTTACCATAGTGACTATGACTTCGTGGGAAGCTACGATCACCAGAGGCAGGCAGGTATTCTCCATGTTGCCGACCACCACATCTCCCCTGGCAAGAAACAGTGGACATGGGGCTGTGGGGACTTCGGCAAGGCATGGGACAGGAATCTCACTGATGAGAATGGCCCCTATGTAGAATTGATGACTGGAGTCTTCACCGATAACCAGCCTGACTTCACGTTCCTCGAACCTGGAGAGGAAAAGACATTCACCCAGTATTTCCTTCCCTACAAGCAGGCACCCAGGGTAATCAACGCTACCAAGGACGTAGTGCTCTCCCTGGAGGGACACACAAACCTCTCACTCTATGCAAGCAGCGCCGTATCCATACAACTTTTAGTAACATCATCATCTGAGGAAGTGCTTCTTGATGAACAGATCATACTCAAGACAGCTGAATGCTTCCAGACAACGTTGCCAGAGGCAGCCCATACCATATCGCTCTACACCAACGATGGAGAGCGATTGCTTTCCTCAAGCATACAAACTAGAGAACAAGCACCCGATATTCCCGAGCCAGCGAAAACTATTCCTGCCCCTGAATACATTGAAACCGTGGAGGAGCTCTATCTAGCTGCAGTACACCTGGAGCAGTATCGGCATGCTACCTTCAGAAGTGAACCCTACTATCAGGAAGCACTCAAGCGCGATCCAATGGACTACCGTAGCAATACAGGATATGGCGAACTCTTACTCAAGAGAGGGTTGTTTGAGAAAAGCGAGAAGCTCTTTAGGACGGCCATCGAGCGTGCAACCAAGCACAGCCCCAATCCAATCGACAGCAAAGCCTACACCCTTCTCGGTCTCAGTCTGTTCCACCAAGCACGCTATGAGGAATCATATGATGCCTTCTACAAGGCTATCTGGGACGGAAAACAACAGGAACAGGGTTTTCTCTACCTAGGCATCCTGGAACTGAGAAAAAAGCACTATAGTGAGGCAGTAACCTTCCTGGAGAAGTCCCTCATCAGAAACAGCCACAACCTGAAAACACGTGATTACCTTGCTTTTGCAGAGTTACAGCAAGGAAACAGAGAGAGGGCAGAAGAGCTCATCAGAGAGACACTTGAGATCGATCCGTTTGATGCACTTGCGCACGATTTACTGGCTGATGAAGAAACAGATACGAAAGATACCACAAGTATACATGACGTTTGCTCCCTTGGTAGCTATCGTTTCCTTACCCTCGCTGGCTTGTATGCAGAGATTGGCATGTATGAGAAAGCTTTCGCCCTCCTCCCACGAGAGGAAGTTACCAATCCCATGATGCTCTACTCAAAAGCCCACTACAGCACGGACCCCAAGGAAACAGAAAGCCTCCTAACACAGGCCGAAGCCCTTCAGGACAGCACATATTTCCCAAACACCCTTGATGATTTGAAGATCCTTACAGCACTTGCAAGTACCCATAAGAACCTTTGGAAAGTGCATTATCTCCTCGGTACGTACTGGTATGATAAACGGGAACACGAACGAGCAAAAGAATCATGGGAACAAGCCAACAAAAGCAACACAGAACATGCGAAGACGCTTCGCTGTCTCTCCTTGGTATATTTCAACCAGGAAAGAGACCAGGAGAGAGCAAGACTGGCCCTTGAGCGTGCTTTCTCTCTGGATTCTGAAGACGACCGCCTACTCTTTGAGCTCGACCAGCTGTATAAGAAATGTGGAAAAGAACCGAAAGAGAGAAAAGCCTTCCTGGAGCAGCACCTTGATTTGGTATTCCGCCGTGATGATCTGATGATTGAGTACATCACGCTGTTGAACCTGACAAAGAACTATAAGAAGGCACGTGAACTTGAGCTTTCCTATAGTTTCCATCCTTGGGAAGGCGGGGAAGGCAAGATTGCAACCCAATATGTCATTACACAGGTGGAGTTGGCTAAACAGCAGTCTGATCCTGAAAAAGCAAAAGGCCTTTTGAACCAGGCACTTACCTACCCTGAAAATCTGCATGAGGGCAAGCTTGAGGGAAACAAGGACAATGAGGTGCATTACCTATTGGGGTGCCTCTATGAGCAAGAAAAAAACCATGAGCTTGCAGAGCATCATTGGAATCTGGCAACACGTGGATTGCTGACTGCCAGCGGAGCAATGTATTACTACGACCAGAGTCCTCATCAAATTCTCTACAAGGGCCTCGCACTACGAAAGCTTGGAAGAGAACAGGAAGCAACAAGCAGTTTTGATGAGCTCTTGAGGTATGGCAAGGAACATATGGATGATGAGGTGAGCATTGACTACTTCGCCGTCTCTCTCCCTGATCTCCAGGTATTTACTGAAGACCTATCAAAGAGAAACAGAATTCACTGTCTCTTCCTCATTGGCCTAGGCAACCTAGGCAAGAACAACAACAAGGAAGCAGAAGTGGCGTTTAACAAGGTGTTAGAGATGGACCCTGGGCATAGTGAAGGGAGGAGGATGGTGTAA
- a CDS encoding glucosamine-6-phosphate deaminase, with product MSITISIADTPQDLGRKAAEKIAGFLRNAIEESGEARIILSTGASQFETMDALTREDVDWSKVEMFHLDEYVALPESHIASFRKYLKERFVSKLPLKAAYFVDGEGDVEANIASLTKELRMKPVDVGVIGIGENGHIAFNDPPADFETTVAYKVVNLDDRCKHQQVGEGWFSSLEEVPTQAITMCPRQIMEAKHIVSAVPHAVKAEAVYNTVTGKVDPMVPATLLKTHPDWYLYIDKAAATQLINN from the coding sequence ATGAGTATCACTATCAGTATCGCGGATACCCCACAGGATTTGGGAAGAAAGGCTGCAGAAAAGATAGCGGGTTTTCTTCGTAATGCTATAGAGGAGTCAGGTGAAGCAAGGATTATTCTTTCCACTGGAGCCAGTCAATTTGAAACAATGGATGCACTGACCAGGGAAGATGTTGATTGGAGCAAAGTAGAAATGTTCCACCTTGATGAGTATGTAGCTTTACCTGAAAGCCATATTGCCAGTTTCAGGAAATATCTGAAAGAACGATTTGTTTCAAAGCTCCCATTGAAGGCAGCCTATTTTGTTGATGGAGAAGGTGATGTGGAAGCTAATATTGCATCACTGACGAAAGAGCTTCGAATGAAGCCTGTCGATGTGGGCGTAATAGGAATTGGTGAGAATGGACATATTGCATTCAATGATCCCCCTGCAGATTTTGAGACAACTGTAGCCTATAAAGTGGTTAACCTTGATGATCGCTGTAAACATCAGCAGGTAGGGGAAGGTTGGTTCTCTTCACTGGAGGAAGTGCCTACCCAAGCAATTACGATGTGTCCGAGACAGATCATGGAAGCAAAGCATATTGTTTCAGCAGTACCTCATGCGGTGAAAGCTGAAGCTGTGTATAATACTGTCACAGGTAAGGTTGATCCTATGGTCCCTGCCACACTGTTGAAAACGCATCCAGATTGGTATTTATACATCGATAAAGCAGCAGCAACACAGTTAATTAATAACTGA
- the nagA gene encoding N-acetylglucosamine-6-phosphate deacetylase yields the protein MQLFTSAMIILEDSILRDAYLVEESGLIMAFGPMPVPDVFSKYASKVYDCTGFYLSPGFVDIHTHGSGGHDYMDGTEEAFIGAAASHLQYGSTTLLPTTLASSDESLFKTFSIFQTIKKSEAVLPHLPGLHLEGPYFCHKEKGAMEENHLRLPAPEHYMNILERSQGTILRWSLAPELPGALEMADRVINEGIHVSAAHTCATYEEMSEAFDHGVNHLTHFYSAMSSLTRKDGMRILGVIESGYLIDGLTLEVIADGMHLPGPLLRLIYKCKDHDQICATTDSMRAAGMGPGPSILGPKQEGTPVFVEDGIAKMPDRTCFAGSVATCDRLVRVLMAEVGLSLEEAVKASSLLPARFMGLDQETGSIAIGKQADLLVFDQSISMKRVFVSGMEIQIVHA from the coding sequence ATGCAACTATTTACAAGTGCAATGATTATACTCGAAGATTCAATACTCCGAGATGCATATCTCGTTGAGGAATCTGGTTTGATCATGGCATTCGGCCCCATGCCGGTGCCTGATGTCTTCAGTAAATATGCGAGTAAGGTATATGACTGTACTGGTTTCTATCTAAGTCCTGGTTTTGTTGACATTCACACCCATGGTTCCGGTGGTCATGACTATATGGATGGGACAGAGGAAGCTTTTATAGGTGCTGCCGCATCACATTTGCAGTATGGTTCGACCACTTTGTTGCCAACGACATTGGCTTCGTCGGATGAGTCTCTATTCAAGACCTTCTCGATATTTCAAACCATAAAGAAATCTGAAGCGGTTTTGCCGCATCTTCCTGGATTACATCTTGAAGGGCCCTATTTCTGTCATAAAGAGAAAGGAGCCATGGAGGAAAATCATCTCAGACTCCCCGCTCCAGAACACTATATGAATATACTGGAACGTTCCCAAGGAACAATCCTGAGATGGTCCTTGGCACCAGAACTCCCTGGAGCGCTCGAAATGGCTGATAGGGTTATAAATGAAGGCATTCATGTCTCTGCAGCACATACTTGTGCGACGTACGAAGAAATGAGTGAGGCTTTTGACCATGGAGTTAACCATTTGACGCACTTTTATTCTGCGATGTCTTCGTTGACAAGAAAGGATGGGATGCGAATCCTGGGAGTGATTGAGAGTGGGTATCTGATTGATGGCCTTACTCTTGAGGTTATCGCCGATGGGATGCACTTACCAGGCCCGCTTCTAAGATTGATCTATAAATGCAAGGACCATGACCAAATATGTGCAACTACGGACAGCATGCGTGCTGCCGGTATGGGTCCAGGCCCTTCGATTCTCGGTCCAAAACAGGAAGGAACCCCTGTATTCGTTGAGGATGGTATTGCAAAAATGCCAGACCGAACCTGTTTCGCAGGAAGCGTGGCAACTTGTGATCGTCTGGTTCGGGTTCTTATGGCGGAAGTTGGGCTTTCTTTGGAGGAAGCAGTGAAAGCTTCCTCATTGCTTCCTGCAAGGTTTATGGGATTAGACCAGGAGACTGGTTCGATTGCAATTGGAAAACAGGCTGACTTGCTTGTCTTTGATCAATCCATTTCCATGAAACGAGTTTTTGTCTCAGGAATGGAAATACAAATAGTCCATGCATGA
- a CDS encoding AGE family epimerase/isomerase: MDKELEFYRTHLASQVLPFWEKAFDEEYGGVFTCFSNDGETLLSQDKFTWSQARMLWCLSCLVKSTACCVGLSEDRLKGYREAADKLYIFLDSHAWLSAEDEVAAFLLDRTGKKKESIPGKGLYTSFYADCFLIMAYARYSLLSDDASIANKALLMYRKMLKVLSGGIVKTEPYPLPAGAEAHSVQMILCNTAHELSLALMEFFPEEASGLAQEAEHFAHTILERFVDKQTLQVQEVILSERKNESLLERHRNPGHTVESMWFCLDVLNPKYHMQLGQIVTTALDLGWDSDYGGLFRFVDQDGGKVSGEMDGSSFARLVADTWDYKLWWPHSEAIYASLRLYLETADETFFSWYKKLKAYTFSTFPGESGKEWVQIRKRDGTPEEKVVALPVKDPYHILRMLLLIIETLDKYIKDKKHGL; this comes from the coding sequence ATGGATAAAGAGTTAGAATTTTACAGGACCCATCTTGCTTCACAGGTACTTCCCTTTTGGGAAAAAGCTTTTGATGAAGAGTATGGGGGTGTCTTTACTTGTTTTTCAAACGACGGTGAGACCTTGCTTTCCCAAGATAAGTTCACCTGGTCACAGGCAAGGATGCTGTGGTGCCTTTCCTGTCTGGTGAAGAGTACTGCTTGCTGTGTTGGTTTGTCCGAGGATCGTTTGAAAGGGTATCGGGAAGCGGCTGACAAGCTTTATATATTCCTCGATAGTCATGCATGGCTTTCTGCAGAGGATGAGGTGGCGGCCTTTCTGCTTGACCGTACAGGCAAGAAGAAAGAAAGTATTCCCGGAAAAGGATTGTATACAAGCTTTTACGCTGATTGCTTTCTGATTATGGCATATGCTCGTTATTCACTTCTTTCAGATGACGCTTCAATTGCCAATAAGGCATTATTAATGTATCGAAAGATGCTGAAAGTACTGTCTGGTGGGATAGTGAAAACTGAACCATATCCACTTCCTGCAGGAGCAGAAGCTCACTCGGTGCAAATGATACTTTGTAACACAGCGCATGAGCTTTCCCTGGCATTGATGGAGTTTTTTCCTGAGGAGGCCAGTGGCCTTGCACAAGAGGCTGAACATTTTGCCCATACGATTCTTGAGAGATTTGTCGATAAGCAGACCTTGCAGGTACAGGAAGTGATTTTGAGTGAAAGAAAGAATGAATCTTTACTCGAGAGACATCGCAATCCTGGACATACGGTAGAGAGTATGTGGTTCTGCTTAGATGTACTCAATCCCAAGTATCATATGCAACTGGGTCAGATTGTTACAACTGCTTTGGACTTGGGTTGGGATAGCGATTATGGCGGCCTGTTCCGTTTTGTGGACCAAGATGGGGGCAAGGTTTCCGGTGAGATGGATGGTTCATCATTTGCACGTCTCGTTGCAGATACCTGGGACTACAAGCTTTGGTGGCCTCATAGTGAAGCGATCTATGCAAGTCTACGACTCTACCTTGAAACGGCAGATGAAACATTTTTTTCTTGGTACAAGAAGCTCAAAGCATATACCTTTTCAACATTTCCTGGTGAATCGGGTAAGGAGTGGGTACAGATACGGAAGCGTGATGGTACGCCTGAAGAGAAAGTGGTAGCTCTCCCGGTAAAGGATCCGTATCACATATTAAGAATGCTCTTGTTGATTATTGAGACGTTGGATAAATATATAAAGGATAAGAAACATGGTCTATGA
- a CDS encoding iron ABC transporter permease: MRINNQTPPIDIKGSEEKSLKKFLQKDFTPYLVFAIPLTFMAIFLIYPMAITLMRAFMPAGNKLIAGTFSLQGFTKFFESVMYQKALANSFIVSLSVTLLCIVIGVPMGYFVARVKMPGKNMMLSLGILPIIMPSFVGAFTWVILLGRQGVVRHFLNLLFGPLGIEIPTIYGMFGMILCMTLTYYPFVFQLAYGAFASANSLLEEAGMLMGASKWYIFRTITFPLILPSLGAGALLVFVRSIGNFGIPAIIGGDKYVLPTLIYFRVNGFWDLNGAASIAVINVLITALVLYLQKRVINRHEYETISATHSEIKQHEGKAIRIIAIVYCVIILVVSLLPQLTIIVMSFYEKWVGLFPEGFTLANYIRIPQYSRHELFNTFYLSILATILAAVLGSLIAYITERKKPKGAALLDMSIMAPFILPGTVVSVALLSAFSGSSMIRLTGTYTIIVISYMIRRTPYVYRSVSASLSQLNPSLEEASTIAGANWFYTFRRVSVPLIMPAIISGSILTLTTLLQELSTTILLYSSNTRTVPIQIYGAVADGKLGEASALSVVLLIVVFIIVYLMNHKQGKSIASSFKMG; encoded by the coding sequence ATGCGTATTAACAACCAAACTCCTCCAATTGATATCAAAGGGAGTGAGGAAAAGAGCCTGAAAAAATTTTTGCAGAAGGATTTTACACCTTACTTGGTGTTTGCAATTCCTCTTACCTTCATGGCTATCTTCCTTATATATCCCATGGCTATTACATTAATGAGAGCATTCATGCCTGCTGGGAACAAGTTGATTGCTGGGACATTTTCACTGCAAGGGTTCACGAAATTCTTTGAGAGTGTGATGTACCAGAAGGCATTGGCTAATTCATTCATTGTTAGCTTATCAGTAACATTGCTCTGTATAGTTATTGGAGTTCCCATGGGCTATTTTGTTGCCCGTGTCAAAATGCCTGGCAAGAATATGATGCTGAGCCTTGGAATTCTCCCTATTATCATGCCATCATTCGTAGGAGCCTTCACATGGGTGATTCTGTTGGGACGCCAGGGTGTTGTACGACATTTTCTCAATCTGCTGTTTGGACCACTGGGAATAGAGATTCCTACCATCTACGGCATGTTTGGGATGATCCTTTGTATGACTTTAACGTATTATCCCTTCGTGTTCCAACTTGCATATGGAGCCTTTGCATCTGCAAATTCCTTGCTTGAAGAGGCTGGCATGCTCATGGGGGCAAGTAAGTGGTATATTTTCAGAACTATTACATTTCCCTTGATCCTTCCCAGTCTTGGTGCTGGTGCATTGTTGGTGTTTGTTCGTTCCATTGGAAATTTTGGTATCCCCGCCATCATTGGTGGTGACAAGTATGTACTGCCCACCTTGATCTATTTCCGTGTCAACGGATTCTGGGATCTTAATGGAGCTGCTTCGATTGCAGTTATCAATGTATTGATTACTGCTTTGGTCTTGTATCTGCAGAAGCGTGTGATAAACCGGCATGAGTATGAGACCATTTCAGCAACCCACTCGGAAATCAAGCAGCATGAAGGTAAGGCAATCCGAATTATTGCAATTGTATATTGTGTGATTATCCTGGTTGTTTCACTCTTGCCACAGCTTACGATTATCGTGATGTCTTTCTATGAGAAATGGGTTGGTTTGTTCCCGGAAGGGTTTACCTTGGCAAATTATATTAGGATCCCTCAGTACTCAAGGCACGAACTCTTTAACACGTTCTACTTGTCAATTCTAGCCACAATTCTTGCAGCAGTTTTGGGAAGCTTGATTGCCTATATCACTGAGCGTAAGAAACCCAAGGGTGCTGCTTTGCTTGATATGTCAATTATGGCCCCCTTTATTTTGCCAGGAACCGTTGTATCGGTAGCATTGTTGTCAGCTTTTAGTGGAAGTAGCATGATCCGCCTTACTGGAACGTATACGATCATTGTTATCTCATACATGATCAGAAGAACCCCGTATGTGTACCGATCAGTATCTGCTAGCTTGTCCCAGTTGAATCCTTCACTGGAAGAAGCGTCAACCATCGCTGGAGCGAACTGGTTCTATACGTTCCGCAGGGTAAGTGTCCCCTTAATTATGCCAGCAATTATCAGTGGATCCATTCTTACTCTCACAACGTTATTGCAGGAGTTGAGTACGACAATCTTGTTGTACAGCTCCAATACAAGAACGGTTCCCATTCAGATTTATGGTGCGGTAGCAGATGGAAAACTCGGGGAAGCAAGTGCTCTCTCAGTTGTTCTGCTAATCGTAGTATTTATAATCGTCTATCTCATGAACCATAAGCAGGGTAAGTCCATCGCTTCAAGTTTTAAGATGGGCTGA
- a CDS encoding ABC transporter ATP-binding protein: MSLNLTYKNVNKIFGEQSKNPVHALNDVSFTIEPGELFCLLGPSGCGKTTLLRSTAGLESISSGQIMYGDKDMTLIPPFRRNIGMVFQSFALYPHMNIFENVAYGLRVRKTPEAEVKRRVTEVMELVGLTEELKRNPSPTGLSGGQQQRVAIARALVYDPDILLLDEPLANLDAKLRRYMRAEIRRIQKATNITTIFVTHDQEEAMAIGDRLAVLRKGVVEQIGSSNELYTKPNNAFVSNFIGKMNFFNATLAGKSSATIEGSDVVVSVKEHNIRFSGNKKVNIGESVLIGARPEQLEISKDKIADTIKGTVQIIQHLGQFVRYEVVLEKHVSETPMEIDMPYMLEGVVEHDTVYVHVKEGLPFLFLPEVRN, translated from the coding sequence ATGAGTCTTAATCTGACATATAAGAATGTAAATAAAATCTTCGGTGAACAATCAAAGAATCCTGTGCACGCATTGAACGACGTATCATTTACGATTGAACCTGGTGAGCTCTTTTGCCTCCTTGGACCTTCTGGATGTGGCAAGACAACATTGTTACGTTCTACGGCAGGACTTGAATCAATTTCAAGTGGACAGATTATGTATGGTGACAAGGATATGACCTTGATTCCTCCTTTTCGGAGAAACATCGGTATGGTATTCCAAAGCTTTGCACTCTATCCGCATATGAATATTTTTGAGAACGTTGCATATGGATTGAGAGTACGAAAGACTCCTGAAGCAGAAGTGAAGAGACGAGTCACCGAAGTAATGGAACTGGTAGGGCTCACAGAAGAGCTTAAAAGAAACCCTTCACCGACTGGGCTTTCCGGAGGCCAGCAGCAACGTGTGGCTATTGCGCGTGCTCTTGTGTATGATCCTGATATTCTTCTTCTTGATGAACCTCTAGCCAACCTTGATGCCAAACTGCGTCGATATATGCGTGCAGAGATTAGAAGAATCCAGAAGGCAACCAATATTACCACAATTTTTGTTACGCATGACCAAGAAGAAGCAATGGCAATTGGTGATAGGCTAGCTGTGTTACGTAAAGGAGTTGTTGAGCAGATCGGTTCATCAAATGAGCTGTACACCAAGCCAAACAACGCATTTGTTTCCAACTTCATCGGGAAGATGAACTTCTTCAATGCAACGTTGGCAGGAAAGAGCAGTGCAACCATCGAAGGTTCGGACGTAGTTGTCTCGGTGAAAGAACATAATATCCGATTCAGCGGAAATAAAAAGGTTAACATTGGGGAATCTGTGCTCATCGGGGCTCGACCGGAACAGTTGGAGATATCAAAAGACAAGATAGCCGATACTATCAAGGGAACAGTTCAGATTATTCAGCATCTTGGGCAGTTTGTACGATATGAAGTAGTACTCGAAAAACATGTGAGTGAGACCCCCATGGAAATCGATATGCCGTATATGCTTGAAGGGGTGGTTGAGCATGACACGGTATATGTACATGTAAAAGAAGGCCTTCCATTCTTGTTCCTGCCGGAGGTGAGAAACTGA
- a CDS encoding extracellular solute-binding protein, translating to MKKAFLMLVCLVLLFTPLFAQGAQEGEGKVDSLTVWSGASEDEAQALVQKFNELHPEIAVSVIRAGSGELVNRLYSEQPKPEGDILLMLAKENMELAYDYLAPYKSANHDKIDASVRDGADVPRFYGTSMPLQAFMVNTNLLDPSEYPKSWADLIDPKFKGEIILANPALSGSAYAQVYMIYKQYGNDFLAKLAKSAVFTASSTTGPESVARGEYAVTVTGESNIGKYIGEGAPVTYVYPEEGTGARFDATAIIANGPNPEAAKLFMDFMTSNDAYEIVRSTRNRRVVSKELPGPANLPALNEIKLFPYDDLEAKEIKEQLIDDFSNMM from the coding sequence ATGAAGAAAGCATTTTTAATGCTGGTTTGTCTCGTTCTGTTGTTTACCCCACTGTTCGCACAAGGTGCTCAGGAAGGTGAAGGAAAAGTTGACAGTCTTACTGTCTGGAGTGGTGCTAGTGAAGATGAAGCACAAGCACTGGTACAGAAATTCAATGAGTTGCATCCCGAAATTGCGGTTAGTGTGATTCGTGCAGGTTCCGGTGAGTTGGTGAACCGACTTTATTCAGAACAGCCCAAGCCCGAGGGGGATATTCTCTTGATGCTTGCAAAAGAGAATATGGAACTTGCATATGACTACCTAGCACCCTACAAGTCAGCTAATCATGACAAGATTGATGCCTCGGTACGTGATGGTGCTGATGTACCTAGATTTTATGGTACTTCAATGCCTTTACAGGCATTCATGGTGAATACCAATCTGCTTGATCCTTCTGAATATCCCAAGAGTTGGGCTGACCTCATCGACCCTAAATTCAAGGGTGAGATTATTCTGGCAAATCCTGCTCTTTCTGGATCAGCATATGCACAGGTGTACATGATCTACAAGCAATATGGCAACGATTTCCTTGCAAAACTGGCAAAGAGTGCAGTTTTCACTGCTAGTTCAACTACAGGACCTGAGTCGGTTGCACGTGGTGAGTATGCAGTAACTGTCACCGGAGAATCCAATATCGGAAAGTATATTGGGGAAGGCGCTCCTGTAACCTATGTGTATCCTGAAGAAGGAACCGGTGCCCGATTTGATGCGACAGCAATCATCGCTAATGGGCCAAACCCAGAAGCAGCAAAATTGTTCATGGACTTCATGACAAGCAATGATGCCTATGAGATTGTCAGATCAACGCGAAATCGTCGTGTAGTAAGCAAGGAACTTCCAGGTCCTGCTAATCTTCCTGCACTGAATGAAATCAAGCTATTCCCATATGATGACCTTGAAGCCAAAGAAATCAAAGAACAGCTGATTGATGATTTTTCTAACATGATGTAA